Proteins encoded together in one Marinithermus hydrothermalis DSM 14884 window:
- a CDS encoding ABC transporter permease, with product MHRMLAVARKEARQLLRDRVLLRVIVGMPLAMLLLFGYALNFTLKEVPLAVWDQAQDRISQSLRRALEAEDRFTVVLEVSSREALVRAINAEKARVGLVIPEGALEAVRAGEVLELEVFVDGADPNFAFQAVANLQEAIQSFNQRVLAARALAGEAVRPPVRLERHTLYNPDNETPVFMVPGIIGLILTQVTVLLTALAVVREKETRMMEALIATPVRPLEVVLGKVLPYLVLAFVDALLILAVGHYLFGVPIRGSLALLLGFTLLFVLGSLGVGVVISTIARTQVQAVFGTVAYFFPSIFLSGFVFPIEGMPPVFQALTYGIPLRYFLDVLRGVMLRGVGLEALGLEAGALLAFGVGMVLLAARRFSKHLT from the coding sequence GTGCATAGGATGCTCGCCGTCGCGCGTAAAGAGGCCCGCCAGCTTCTGCGGGACCGGGTCCTCCTCCGGGTCATCGTGGGGATGCCCCTCGCGATGCTGCTCCTGTTCGGGTACGCCCTGAACTTCACGCTTAAAGAGGTGCCCCTCGCGGTGTGGGACCAGGCCCAGGACCGCATCAGCCAGAGCCTGCGCCGCGCCCTCGAGGCCGAGGACCGCTTTACGGTCGTTCTCGAGGTCTCTAGCCGCGAAGCCCTGGTGCGCGCGATCAACGCGGAGAAAGCACGGGTGGGCCTCGTGATCCCGGAGGGGGCCTTGGAAGCGGTGCGGGCGGGGGAGGTGCTCGAGCTCGAGGTCTTCGTGGACGGGGCCGACCCCAACTTCGCCTTCCAGGCCGTCGCGAACCTCCAGGAAGCCATCCAATCCTTTAACCAGCGCGTCCTGGCCGCGCGGGCCCTCGCGGGGGAAGCGGTGCGCCCCCCGGTGCGCCTCGAGCGGCACACGCTCTACAACCCGGACAACGAGACCCCGGTCTTCATGGTGCCGGGGATCATCGGGTTGATCCTGACGCAGGTCACGGTCCTCCTCACGGCGCTGGCCGTGGTGCGGGAGAAGGAAACCCGCATGATGGAGGCGTTGATCGCCACCCCCGTGCGCCCGCTGGAGGTCGTGCTGGGCAAGGTCCTGCCCTACCTGGTCCTGGCCTTCGTGGACGCGCTGCTGATCCTCGCGGTGGGGCACTACCTCTTCGGCGTGCCGATCCGCGGCAGCCTCGCCTTGCTGCTCGGGTTCACCCTGTTGTTCGTCCTGGGCTCGTTGGGGGTGGGGGTCGTGATCTCCACGATCGCCCGTACCCAGGTGCAGGCCGTGTTCGGCACCGTGGCCTACTTCTTCCCCTCGATCTTCCTCTCCGGGTTCGTCTTCCCCATCGAGGGGATGCCCCCCGTCTTCCAGGCCCTGACCTACGGGATTCCCCTGCGGTACTTCCTCGACGTGCTGCGCGGCGTGATGCTACGCGGGGTGGGCCTTGAGGCGCTCGGGCTTGAGGCCGGCGCCCTCCTCGCGTTTGGGGTGGGGATGGTGCTTCTGGCCGCGCGGCGGTTCTCGAAGCACCTCACGTAG
- the ccmA gene encoding heme ABC exporter ATP-binding protein CcmA encodes MIKAEGLTRRFGARLAVEKVSFEVRPGEVFGLVGPNGAGKTTLVRLLTGVLAPHAGRAEVAGEDVTRRPEAVKARIGYATQDASVYPDLTVRENLEFRAALYLPPQEVPARVAEVLERFGLEPWQHRLAGELSGGWRQRLSLAQAFVHRPRVAFLDEPTTGLDPLARRAVWDLIYAEAARGVTVLVTTHYMDEAERCHRLGLIYRGRLVALETPQALKAAAQARYRFFQAPAGTDLEALKARPGILDAWPSGAGVRGVARSDAALEDLEVVPPTLEDVFSVLVMEEEARA; translated from the coding sequence GTGATTAAGGCGGAAGGACTCACCCGGCGGTTCGGGGCGCGCCTCGCGGTGGAGAAGGTGAGCTTCGAGGTGCGCCCCGGGGAGGTGTTCGGCCTCGTGGGGCCGAACGGGGCGGGAAAGACCACCCTGGTGCGCCTGCTGACCGGGGTGCTCGCCCCGCACGCGGGCCGGGCCGAGGTCGCGGGGGAGGACGTGACGCGCCGGCCCGAGGCGGTCAAGGCCCGCATCGGGTACGCCACCCAGGACGCCTCGGTCTACCCGGACCTCACGGTGCGCGAGAACCTTGAGTTCCGCGCGGCCCTGTACCTCCCCCCCCAGGAGGTGCCTGCTCGGGTGGCCGAGGTCCTCGAGCGGTTCGGCCTCGAACCCTGGCAGCACCGGCTCGCGGGGGAGCTCTCGGGCGGGTGGCGCCAGCGCCTCTCCCTGGCGCAGGCCTTCGTGCATCGGCCGCGGGTGGCCTTTCTCGACGAACCCACCACCGGCCTCGACCCCCTCGCGCGCCGCGCGGTATGGGACCTGATCTACGCCGAGGCCGCACGCGGTGTGACCGTCCTCGTGACCACGCACTACATGGACGAGGCCGAGCGCTGCCACCGCCTCGGCCTGATCTACCGCGGCCGCCTCGTCGCCCTCGAGACGCCCCAGGCCCTGAAGGCTGCGGCCCAGGCGCGCTACCGCTTCTTCCAAGCTCCGGCCGGCACCGACCTCGAGGCCTTGAAGGCCCGACCGGGCATCTTGGACGCCTGGCCGAGCGGCGCGGGGGTACGGGGGGTGGCCCGAAGCGACGCCGCCCTGGAAGACCTCGAGGTCGTGCCCCCCACCCTGGAGGACGTGTTCAGCGTTCTGGTGATGGAGGAGGAAGCCCGTGCATAG